A window of the Geothermobacter hydrogeniphilus genome harbors these coding sequences:
- a CDS encoding HDOD domain-containing protein → MGYVLLDDLQAGMVLGDDLFTEKGQFVLAKGVELEERHLQALRRFGILEVDIVGTSQSELDGGELDPVLIEESVRFQQARFSLNDRDHEVVSEVFELACEQTARRLQSGWKPAVANLPETLGEDLDWSNKPTSEDLVRGKVKLASLPDVYSKIVEALNVPGCAANHLAEIVSKDSSISVRLLKLVNSAFYSLTSKVDSISRAITLLGTRELLSLALGISIVRLFRTIPTELIDMEAFWKHSIRTGLFAQQLARRKGLEETEMFFVGGLLHDIGRLVMLVEIPEFYARALVTAQREGLAIYQAERQELAYDHGQIGRMLGELWRLSRTLSQMIGWHHKPQGDRFSEETCIVHLADFMAHALGAETNLASSISPFNPRAWEVIDLPTNILAPASQHVERHFIDISRTFLADD, encoded by the coding sequence TTGGGTTACGTACTGCTCGATGATCTGCAGGCGGGAATGGTTCTCGGTGACGACCTGTTCACCGAAAAGGGCCAGTTTGTTCTTGCCAAGGGAGTCGAACTGGAAGAACGTCATCTGCAGGCCCTGCGTCGGTTCGGCATCCTCGAAGTGGATATTGTCGGAACCTCGCAGTCCGAACTCGATGGTGGCGAACTCGACCCGGTACTGATCGAAGAGAGTGTCCGCTTCCAGCAGGCCCGCTTCAGTCTTAATGATCGTGACCACGAGGTGGTCTCCGAAGTCTTCGAGCTTGCCTGCGAGCAGACCGCCAGGCGACTGCAGTCCGGCTGGAAACCCGCGGTCGCCAACCTTCCGGAGACTCTTGGAGAGGATCTCGACTGGAGCAACAAGCCCACCTCGGAAGACCTGGTCCGGGGCAAGGTCAAGCTCGCTTCGCTGCCGGACGTCTACAGCAAGATTGTCGAGGCGCTGAATGTCCCGGGCTGCGCCGCAAATCACCTGGCGGAGATTGTCAGTAAGGACAGCAGTATCTCGGTCCGGCTGCTGAAGCTGGTCAACAGTGCCTTCTACAGTCTGACGAGCAAGGTTGATTCCATCTCCCGCGCGATCACCCTGCTGGGCACCCGGGAACTGCTGAGCCTGGCTCTGGGGATTTCCATCGTCCGTCTGTTCCGCACGATTCCGACCGAACTGATCGATATGGAGGCCTTCTGGAAGCATTCCATCCGGACCGGTCTTTTTGCCCAGCAGCTGGCCCGTCGCAAGGGGCTGGAAGAAACCGAAATGTTCTTTGTCGGCGGCCTGCTGCATGATATCGGTCGCCTGGTGATGCTGGTGGAGATACCGGAGTTCTATGCCCGGGCCCTGGTGACGGCGCAGCGGGAAGGGTTGGCCATCTACCAGGCTGAACGTCAGGAACTGGCCTACGACCATGGACAGATCGGCCGCATGCTGGGCGAGTTGTGGCGACTTTCCCGGACCCTCAGTCAAATGATCGGTTGGCACCACAAGCCGCAGGGGGATCGGTTCTCGGAAGAAACCTGCATTGTGCACCTGGCCGATTTCATGGCCCATGCCCTGGGCGCGGAAACCAATCTGGCAAGTTCCATTTCACCCTTCAACCCCAGGGCCTGGGAGGTCATCGATCTGCCGACCAATATCCTCGCTCCGGCCAGTCAGCATGTCGAGCGTCATTTCATCGATATCTCGCGTACCTTCCTTGCAGACGATTGA
- a CDS encoding CoA-binding protein, with protein MTIEEKIRRFLDQPAFGVVGASTRPHKYGNKVLRCYLQNDRRVIPVNPVAETIEGQACVASVAQLPPEVKSISVITPPEVTRTVVEMAITRGIEHIWMQPGAEDPEAVRNAEQAGINVIANGSCLLVVLGYHEH; from the coding sequence ATGACCATCGAAGAGAAGATCCGCCGTTTTCTCGACCAGCCGGCCTTCGGCGTGGTCGGTGCCTCAACCAGGCCTCACAAGTACGGCAACAAGGTGCTGCGCTGCTATCTGCAGAATGATCGCCGGGTGATTCCGGTCAACCCGGTCGCAGAAACCATCGAAGGGCAGGCCTGCGTCGCCTCGGTGGCGCAGCTTCCCCCGGAGGTGAAGAGCATCTCGGTGATCACCCCGCCGGAGGTCACCCGCACCGTTGTCGAGATGGCCATCACCAGGGGCATTGAACATATCTGGATGCAACCCGGCGCCGAAGATCCGGAAGCGGTGCGCAACGCTGAACAGGCGGGGATCAATGTCATCGCTAACGGCTCCTGCCTGCTGGTGGTGCTCGGCTACCACGAACATTGA
- a CDS encoding pyridoxal phosphate-dependent aminotransferase yields MNRHRRIPLSKRSRQVTPFLAMEVMERARELQAAGREVIYLCLGEPDFATPQPVVEAVVEAVRGGDTGYTHSLGRLDLREEIAAHYQQRYGVDVDPEQVLVSAGTSPLMLLLFAALLDPGDEVILPDPSYACYPNFITFFEGLPRYLKTRPEDAFQPRPEVVRAAITDRTRALLINSPSNPAGSVMPPAWLEQLAELPVPVVSDEIYHGLTYQGEERSILEYSSEAFVLGGFSKTYAMTGWRLGYLIAPRSCVRTLQSLHQNFLISANNFVQAAGIAALRHCGDDVERMRAAYDARRRHLLGRLPELGLGVERDPVAAFYVLADARHISTDSKALALELLEQTGVALTPGVDFGAAAEGFLRFSYANSIANIDRAIELLKEYFGRRGWLP; encoded by the coding sequence ATGAATCGTCATCGCCGGATTCCGCTGTCGAAGCGTTCCCGCCAGGTGACTCCGTTTCTGGCCATGGAGGTGATGGAGCGGGCCAGGGAATTGCAGGCCGCGGGACGGGAGGTTATCTATCTGTGCCTGGGTGAGCCCGATTTTGCCACGCCGCAACCGGTGGTTGAGGCCGTGGTCGAGGCGGTCAGGGGGGGAGATACCGGTTACACCCATTCTCTCGGTCGGCTCGACCTGCGTGAAGAGATCGCCGCCCATTATCAACAACGTTACGGGGTTGATGTTGACCCCGAGCAGGTCCTGGTTTCGGCCGGGACCAGTCCGCTGATGCTGCTGCTGTTCGCCGCCCTGCTCGATCCCGGCGACGAGGTGATTCTGCCCGATCCGAGCTACGCCTGTTATCCCAATTTCATCACCTTCTTTGAGGGGTTGCCGCGCTATCTCAAGACCCGCCCGGAAGATGCTTTTCAGCCGCGGCCGGAGGTGGTGCGGGCGGCGATCACCGACCGCACCCGGGCGTTGCTGATCAACTCCCCCTCCAATCCGGCCGGTTCGGTCATGCCGCCCGCCTGGCTGGAGCAGTTGGCGGAGTTGCCGGTGCCGGTGGTTTCCGACGAGATCTACCACGGGCTGACCTATCAGGGAGAGGAGCGCTCAATCCTCGAGTACAGCTCCGAGGCTTTCGTCCTGGGCGGATTTTCCAAGACCTATGCCATGACCGGTTGGCGGCTCGGATACCTGATCGCTCCCCGTTCATGTGTTCGCACCCTGCAGAGCCTGCACCAGAATTTTCTGATCAGTGCCAATAATTTCGTTCAGGCCGCCGGAATCGCCGCCCTGCGCCACTGCGGCGACGATGTCGAAAGGATGCGCGCGGCCTATGATGCCCGCCGCCGGCACCTGTTGGGACGCCTGCCGGAACTGGGACTCGGGGTTGAACGTGATCCGGTGGCAGCTTTTTACGTGCTGGCCGACGCCCGGCATATCAGCACCGATTCCAAGGCGCTGGCGCTGGAGCTTTTGGAACAGACCGGCGTTGCCCTGACGCCGGGCGTCGATTTCGGGGCGGCCGCCGAAGGGTTTCTGCGTTTTTCCTATGCCAATTCGATTGCCAATATCGATCGGGCGATTGAACTGCTCAAGGAGTACTTCGGGCGGCGCGGCTGGTTGCCCTGA
- a CDS encoding cupin domain-containing protein encodes MKTVSCDYREMIAYSEEKANKVVIAELDHSRTTLWCLLPGQQIKPHEHAGDHVWSVLEGSGSYLSDDEPLPITPGSLVVVPAGKPHGVINNGRQGLVFLSISAG; translated from the coding sequence ATGAAAACCGTCAGTTGTGATTACCGGGAGATGATCGCCTACAGCGAGGAGAAGGCCAACAAGGTGGTCATCGCCGAACTGGATCATTCACGCACCACCCTCTGGTGCCTGTTGCCGGGGCAGCAGATCAAACCTCATGAACATGCCGGCGATCACGTCTGGTCGGTGCTCGAAGGCAGCGGTAGTTACCTCAGTGATGACGAACCGCTGCCGATCACGCCAGGCAGTCTGGTGGTGGTCCCGGCCGGCAAACCGCACGGGGTGATCAACAATGGGCGGCAGGGGTTGGTTTTCCTGAGCATTTCCGCGGGATAG